From one Chryseobacterium sp. 3008163 genomic stretch:
- a CDS encoding carbonic anhydrase, translating to MSQSYKVIFENNKKWVESKISKNPTFFEDLAKTQNPDYLYIGCSDSRVTAEELMGTEPGEVFVTRNIANVVNTLDMSSTAVIQYAVEHLKVKHIIVCGHYNCGGVKAAMTPQDLGLLNPWLRNIRDVYRLHQAELDSIDDEGKRYDRLVELNVQEQCINVIKMACVQERYIIDEFPVVHGWVFDLRTGKIIDLEIDFEKILKDIQKIYNLTSSDWVMSRKK from the coding sequence ATGTCACAATCGTACAAAGTTATTTTTGAAAACAACAAAAAATGGGTAGAGTCTAAAATCTCAAAAAACCCAACGTTCTTTGAAGATTTAGCCAAAACTCAGAATCCTGATTATTTATATATCGGATGTTCAGACAGCAGGGTAACTGCAGAAGAATTGATGGGCACAGAGCCGGGTGAAGTTTTTGTAACAAGAAACATCGCCAATGTTGTCAATACTTTGGATATGAGTTCCACAGCTGTTATTCAGTATGCGGTAGAGCATTTAAAGGTAAAACACATTATTGTATGCGGGCATTACAATTGCGGTGGAGTAAAAGCTGCGATGACGCCTCAGGATTTAGGATTATTAAATCCTTGGTTGAGAAATATCCGTGATGTGTACAGATTGCATCAAGCTGAGCTGGATTCTATCGATGATGAAGGAAAGCGCTATGACAGGCTTGTAGAACTAAATGTTCAGGAGCAATGCATCAACGTTATCAAAATGGCTTGTGTACAGGAAAGATATATCATTGATGAGTTTCCTGTGGTGCATGGCTGGGTATTTGACCTTAGAACGGGCAAAATTATTGATTTGGAGATTGACTTTGAGAAAATTTTAAAAGACATTCAAAAAATATACAATCTTACCAGTTCTGACTGGGTGATGAGCCGAAAGAAATAA
- a CDS encoding carbonic anhydrase family protein encodes MKAHTSETQSTITPEKALEFLKEGNHRFVGNLKANRDLLEQVNATREGQWPFAVVLSCIDSRTSAELIFDQGLGDVFSIRIAGNFVNQDILGSMEFGCNVAGSKLVVVLGHTKCGALKGGLDAAKIEGMGMDNLNHLIDHFDPIIKTIINDGEERSSANADLLERLNQHNVKNAIDDIRKQSSTLKRLEEEGKIKIVGANYDVETGVVSWL; translated from the coding sequence ATGAAAGCACATACATCTGAAACACAATCTACTATTACTCCTGAAAAAGCATTAGAATTTTTAAAGGAAGGAAATCACAGATTTGTGGGTAACCTTAAAGCAAACAGAGATCTTTTAGAACAAGTAAACGCTACACGTGAAGGCCAATGGCCGTTTGCCGTAGTCTTAAGCTGTATCGACAGTCGTACTTCTGCAGAATTGATTTTTGATCAAGGCTTGGGCGATGTTTTCAGCATCAGAATTGCAGGTAATTTTGTAAATCAAGATATTTTAGGCTCAATGGAATTTGGCTGTAATGTGGCAGGTTCTAAATTAGTTGTAGTTTTAGGACACACCAAATGTGGAGCACTAAAAGGCGGATTAGACGCTGCTAAAATCGAAGGAATGGGAATGGATAACCTCAACCACCTGATTGATCACTTTGACCCAATCATCAAAACGATTATCAACGATGGTGAAGAACGTTCTTCAGCAAACGCTGATCTTTTGGAAAGATTAAATCAACATAATGTTAAAAATGCGATTGACGACATCCGTAAACAAAGCTCGACATTGAAGAGACTTGAGGAAGAAGGAAAAATCAAAATCGTAGGTGCGAATTATGATGTAGAAACCGGTGTTGTAAGCTGGTTGTAA
- the pth gene encoding aminoacyl-tRNA hydrolase, whose product MKYLIVGLGNKGPEYENTRHNIGFKVAEKIAETLDVSFNTTNFGWMAEGKYKGRKVFVLKPDTYMNLSGNAVKFWMQKENIPLENVMIVTDDLALPFGTLRMKMKGSDAGHNGLKSIHESLQTQNYARLRFGISAEFSEGRQVDYVLGTWNEEESAKLGERIEKFSKACLSFVFAGIGNTMSAFNGK is encoded by the coding sequence ATGAAATATTTAATTGTCGGTTTGGGCAACAAAGGCCCAGAATATGAAAATACACGTCACAATATCGGTTTTAAGGTAGCTGAGAAAATTGCTGAAACCCTTGATGTCTCTTTTAATACAACAAATTTTGGATGGATGGCTGAAGGAAAATATAAAGGAAGAAAAGTTTTTGTATTAAAGCCTGATACCTACATGAATCTATCAGGAAATGCGGTAAAATTCTGGATGCAGAAAGAAAATATTCCTTTAGAGAATGTGATGATTGTTACTGATGATTTGGCTTTACCATTCGGAACTTTAAGAATGAAAATGAAAGGTTCTGATGCCGGACATAATGGGCTGAAAAGTATTCATGAAAGTTTACAGACGCAAAATTACGCAAGACTTCGTTTTGGGATTTCTGCCGAGTTTTCTGAGGGAAGACAGGTAGATTACGTCCTTGGAACCTGGAATGAAGAAGAATCTGCAAAACTGGGAGAAAGAATTGAAAAGTTTTCTAAGGCTTGTCTGTCATTTGTTTTTGCAGGAATTGGGAATACGATGTCGGCATTTAACGGGAAATAA